The genomic segment CTGCTAGTACACCCTCAGGAGCTCCACCCGAACCTAGTAAAATATCAACTCCTGTATCTTCAAAAGCAGTATTAATAGCTGCTGCAACATCCCCGTCTTGCATTAATTTAATCCTAGCACCAGTATCACGAATTTCTTGAATTAAGCTTTCATGACGTTCACGTTTTAAAATTGCAACTACTAGATCTTCTATATTCTTCTTTTTCGCAGCGGCTACTGCTTGCAAGTTTTCTAGAACAGTATAGTCAAGACTAACCTTACCAACAGATTCAGGGCCTACTGCAATTTTATCCATATACATATCAGGAGCATGAAGTAGGTTGCCATTATCAGCTACCGCTAAAACGGCAAGAGCATTCCATTCCCCACAGGCAACAATGTTTGTTCCTTCAAGTGGATCAACTGCTACATCAAGACGAGAGCCATACCCATTTCCAACTTTTTCACCTATGTATAGCATCGGGGCTTCATCCATTTCGCCCTCCCCAATCACAACGGTCCCTTTCATTGGGATCGTATCAAACACGTCTCTCATTGCTTGAGTTGCTGCATCATCCGCTGCATCCTTATTTCCCCTACCCATCCAACGCGCACTTGCTAAAGCTGCTGCCTCTGTAACACGAACAAGCTCCATCGATAAACTTCTTTCCATGTTTCTCTCCCCCAATTCGAATAATTCTGAATACGTATAGTAAATTATGAATTGATTCCTTGAGCTTCGAAGCTCTTCAAAACCAATTCATAATTCATAATTGACAATTCACACTTGCCCTTTAAGCGTTTTCCACTTCTTTTAATTCGTCAGCAGTTAGTTTTTCACGCCAAATTTTTGCACCAAGGCCTTTGAGTTTTTCTTCTAGGTGCTCATAACCACGATCAATGTGTTCGACGCCTGAGATCTCAGTAACTCCTTGAGCCATAAGTCCAGCTACAACAAGCGCTGCACCTGCACGAAGATCGCTCGCTCGAACCTTTGATCCTTGCAGTTGATTTCCATCACCATTAATAATGGCAGAGCGCCCCTCAACTTTTACATTAGCACCCATTCGTCTAAGTTCATCGATATGTTTAAATCTTGCGTTATAAATCGTATCCGTAACAATGCTGGTTCCACTAGCTTTTGTTAAAAGGGAAGTGAAAGGCTGTTGCAAATCGGTTGGGAAGCCTGGATATACCAATGTTTTAATATCAACACCTTTTAAGTTGCCGGTTTGATAAATATAGACTTGATCATCATTTGTCTCGATATGAACGCCCATTTCACGAAGCTTAGCGATCAATGACTCTAAATGATCCGGAATTACGTTGTCAATCATCATCTGTTGCCCCATAGCAGCAGCAATAATCATATAAGTCCCTGCTTCAATTCGATCAGGAATAATTGAATGTCGACATCCATGAAGCGAGTCAACACCATCAATTCGAATAACGTTCGTTCCAGCCCCTTTAATTTGCGCACCCATACTAGTTAACAGCGTAGCTACATCAATAATTTCTGGTTCCTTCGCTGCGTTTTCAATAACTGTACGTCCTTTAGCTCTTACCGCGGCTAACATAATATTGATAGTTGCGCCTACACTTACAACGTCTAGATAAATTTTTGCCCCACGTAACTCATCGGCACGTAGATAAATCGCACCTTGTTCATTCGTT from the Anaerobacillus alkaliphilus genome contains:
- the glpX gene encoding class II fructose-bisphosphatase, encoding MERSLSMELVRVTEAAALASARWMGRGNKDAADDAATQAMRDVFDTIPMKGTVVIGEGEMDEAPMLYIGEKVGNGYGSRLDVAVDPLEGTNIVACGEWNALAVLAVADNGNLLHAPDMYMDKIAVGPESVGKVSLDYTVLENLQAVAAAKKKNIEDLVVAILKRERHESLIQEIRDTGARIKLMQDGDVAAAINTAFEDTGVDILLGSGGAPEGVLAAVALKCLGGELQGRLLPQDEEEIARCKKMGIEDVNRILMMDDLVKGDDCIFAATGVTDGELLKGVRYKGDVGFTQSVVMRAKSGTVRFVDGKHSLKKKPDLVIR
- a CDS encoding UDP-N-acetylglucosamine 1-carboxyvinyltransferase, translating into MEKLLIEGGYPLEGRVNISGAKNSAVALIPAAILADSEVTIDNLPQISDVQLLSELLEEIGGTTRLTGDSLTIYPENMFAMPLPNGRVKKLRASYYLMGAMLGKFKKAVIGLPGGCNLGPRPIDQHIKGFEALGARVTNEQGAIYLRADELRGAKIYLDVVSVGATINIMLAAVRAKGRTVIENAAKEPEIIDVATLLTSMGAQIKGAGTNVIRIDGVDSLHGCRHSIIPDRIEAGTYMIIAAAMGQQMMIDNVIPDHLESLIAKLREMGVHIETNDDQVYIYQTGNLKGVDIKTLVYPGFPTDLQQPFTSLLTKASGTSIVTDTIYNARFKHIDELRRMGANVKVEGRSAIINGDGNQLQGSKVRASDLRAGAALVVAGLMAQGVTEISGVEHIDRGYEHLEEKLKGLGAKIWREKLTADELKEVENA